A single Populus alba chromosome 7, ASM523922v2, whole genome shotgun sequence DNA region contains:
- the LOC118047794 gene encoding microtubule-associated protein RP/EB family member 1C, whose translation MATNIGMMDSAYFVGRSEILSWINSTLQLNLSKVEEACSGAVHCQLMDSVHPGMVPMHKVNFDAKNEYEMIQNYKVLQDVFNKLKITKHIEVSKLVKGRPLDNLEFMQWMKRYCDSVNGGLVNYNPMERREACKGGKETSKKCLQSQASSKGSTTAPKVQSSHNARRNDVSSAHPSNQSVKASKPPCPVPAYDAQVTELKLSVDSLEKERDFYFAKLRDIEILCQSPGIENLPVVAAMKRILYSTDDDASVLAEAQAMVSLHQKEAEHLGPIAEKSTDEKENSDPQKRKNIVNLDVDAVGISTLSPRQRLSDATDVHCSGSPLMTF comes from the exons ATGGCAACTAATATCGGCATGATGGATTCGGCTTATTTCGTTGGCAGATCTGAGATTCTCTCTTGGATTAACTCCACTCTTCAGCTCAATCTCTCCAAAGTCGAAGAA GCATGTTCTGGTGCGGTGCATTGTCAGTTAATGGATTCTGTTCATCCAGGAATGGTGCCAATGCACAAGGTCAATTTCGACGCCAAAAATGAGTACGAAATGATTCAAAATTATAAGGTTCTGCAAGATGTTTTTAACAAGCTTAAGATCACTAAG CATATAGAGGTGAGCAAGCTGGTGAAAGGCAGGCCGCTCGATAACCTGGAGTTTATGCAGTGGATGAAGCGTTATTGTGATTCTGTCAATGGAGGACTTGTCAA TTACAATCCAATGGAAAGGAGAGAGGCTTGCAAGGGAGGAAAAGAAACAAGCAAGAAATGTCTACAGTCTCAAGCTTCAAGCAAGGGCTCTACAACTGCTCCCAAAGTTCAGTCTTCTCACAATGCTCGAAGGAACGATGTGTCCTCGGCACACCCTTCAAATCAATCTGTGAAGGCTTCTAAACCTCCTTGTCCAGTGCCTGCATATGATGCACAg GTCACCGAGTTGAAGTTGTCAGTGGATAGCCTTGAGAAGGAGAGGGACTTCTATTTTGCAAAGCTGAGAGATATCGAGATTTTGTGCCAGAGCCCTGGGATTGAAAACCTACCA GTTGTTGCAGCAATGAAGAGAATCCTTTATTCTACTGACGATGATGCATCAGTATTAGCAGAAGCTCAAGCCATGGTGTCGCTTCACCAGAAGGAAGCAGAGCACTTGGGTCCCATTGCTGAGAAATCAACAGACGAAAAGGAGAATTCAGATCCTCAGAAGAGAAAGAACATTGTGAATCTTGATGTTGACGCTGTAGGCATCTCAACATTGTCACCGAGGCAAAGGCTTTCTGATGCAACAGATGTCCATTGCAGCGGGTCACCTCTTATGACCTTCTGA
- the LOC118047797 gene encoding probable LRR receptor-like serine/threonine-protein kinase At4g37250, protein MSFESVQLHLRWRILALGLLLLGVQSFGLSTDGVLLLSFKYSILSDPLSVLQSWNNRDQTPCSWNGVTCGSPGTDNTYSRVTGLSLSNSQLRGSIPANLGMIQYLQNLDLSNNSLNGSLPFSLLNATRLRFLDLSSNMISGYLPETIGRLQNLELLNLSDNDLAGTLPANLTALHNLTFVSLKNNNFTGNLPSGFQTVQVLDLSSNLLNGSLPHDFGGNNLSYLNVSYNELSGPIPQEFANEIPSNTTIDLSFNNLTGEIPESSLFLNQQTSAFAGNPDLCGQPTRTPCAIPSSVATLPNISAPTSPSAIAAIPKIIGSSPATTPPGDTATGSGQDEGGLRPGTIIGIVIGDVAGVAILGMVFFYVYHYLKKRRNVEANIKKEATTAKDSWSPSSSESRGFTRWACLRKRGENEEDSESTSSGNEADILDESQRKTGHHEQNREGTLVTVDGEKELEIETLLKASAYILGATGSSIMYKAVLEDGTSFAVRRIGENHVERFKDFETQVRAIAKLVHPNLVRIRGFYWGVDEKLIIYDFVPNGCLANARYRKAGSSPCHLPWESRLRIAKGVARGLSFLHDKKHVHGNLKPSNILLGSDMEPRVGDFGLERLVTGDTSSKAGESTRNFGSKRSTASRDSFQDFGPGPSPSPSPSSIGGLSPYHAPESLRSLKPSPKWDVYSFGVILLELLTGKAVVVDELGQGSNGLVVEDKNRALRMADAAIRADVEGKEDALLACFKLGYSCASPLPQKRPTMKEALQVIEKFPSSSASYP, encoded by the exons ATGAGCTTCGAAAGTGTTCAGCTCCATTTACGGTGGAGAATTCTTGCACTTGGACTCTTACTTCTTGGAGTTCAATCTTTTGGGCTCAGCACAGATGGTgttctcttgctctctttcaAGTACTCTATCCTTAGCGACCCTCTCTCTGTGCTTCAAAGCTGGAACAACCGTGACCAGACTCCATGTTCATGGAATGGAGTTACCTGTGGATCTCCTGGAACAGACAATACTTACTCTCGTGTCACCGGCTTATCTCTCTCAAATTCTCAGCTTCGTGGTTCAATTCCAGCCAATCTTGGCATGATTCAATACCTCCAAAACCTTGATCTATCCAACAATTCTCTTAACGGGTCCTTGCCTTTTTCACTTCTCAATGCAACCCGACTCCGGTTTCTTGATCTGTCCAGTAATATGATCTCTGGTTACTTACCAGAGACCATAGGACGGTTACAGAATCTTGAACTTCTTAACCTCTCTGACAATGACTTAGCGGGGACTTTACCTGCCAACCTCACTGCTCTCCAtaatctaacttttgtttctttaaagAACAATAATTTCACTGGTAATCTTCCTAGTGGATTTCAAACCGTTCAGGTTTTAGATCTCTCTTCAAATCTTCTAAATGGATCTCTACCTCATGATTTTGGTGGTAACAATCTTAGCTACTTGAACGTCTCTTACAACGAGCTTTCAGGTCCAATTCCACAAGAGTTTGCTAATGAAATCCCATCTAACACTACCATTGATCTGTCATTCAACAATCTGACAGGAGAAATCCCGGAATCTAGTCTTTTCTTAAATCAACAAACCAGTGCTTTTGCCGGAAATCCTGATCTTTGCGGCCAGCCAACAAGAACTCCGTGTGCGATTCCTTCTTCAGTAGCTACACTTCCAAATATATCTGCACCTACATCACCTTCTGCAATTGCTGCAATTCCAAAAATTATAGGCTCCAGTCCTGCAACTACTCCTCCAGGTGATACAGCAACAGGGTCTGGACAAGATGAAGGTGGGCTTAGGCCAGGAACCATTATAGGCATCGTAATTGGTGACGTTGCCGGAGTTGCTATTCTTGGTATGGTTTTCTTCTACGTATACCACTATTTAAAGAAAAGACGGAACGTTGAAGCAAATATCAAGAAGGAAGCCACCACTGCAAAGGATAGTTGGTCACCTTCATCTTCAGAGTCAAGAGGGTTCACAAGATGGGCATGTTTACGCAAAAGAGGGGAAAATGAAGAGGATTCTGAGTCTACAAGCAGTGGCAACGAAGCAGACATTCTTGATGAAAGTCAAAGGAAGACAGGCCATCATGAGCAAAACAGAGAAGGGACTTTGGTTACTGTAGATGGTGAAAAAGAGCTTGAGATTGAAACTCTACTTAAAGCATCAGCTTACATATTAGGTGCTACTGGTTCTAGTATAATGTACAAGGCAGTTCTTGAAGATGGGACCTCATTCGCAGTTCGAAGAATCGGTGAAAACCATGTAGAGAGGTTCAAAGATTTCGAGACCCAAGTCCGTGCCATAGCCAAGTTGGTTCATCCAAATCTTGTTCGAATTCGTGGATTCTACTGGGGCGTTGATGAGAAGCTCATTATCTACGATTTTGTCCCCAATGGTTGCCTTGCCAATGCTCGTTACA gGAAAGCAGGCTCGTCACCATGTCATCTACCATGGGAATCCCGGCTAAGGATTGCTAAAGGAGTGGCCCGTGGGCTGTCGTTTCTCCACGATAAGAAGCATGTGCATGGAAATCTGAAGCCTAGTAATATACTCTTGGGTTCTGACATGGAGCCTCGGGTCGGAGACTTTGGGCTCGAAAGGCTTGTGACTGGCGATACAAGCTCTAAAGCTGGAGAATCGACTCGAAATTTTGGGAGCAAGAGGTCGACTGCATCGCGCGATAGCTTTCAAGATTTTGGACCAGGTCCTAGCCCAAGCCCGAGTCCAAGCTCGATCGGAGGTTTATCGCCGTATCATGCTCCGGAGTCGCTCCGGAGCCTCAAGCCCAGTCCGAAGTGGGACGTGTACTCCTTCGGGGTGATCTTGCTTGAGCTGCTGACAGGGAAGGCTGTGGTCGTTGATGAGTTGGGCCAGGGAAGTAATGGGCTTGTAGTTGAAGACAAGAACCGGGCTTTGAGGATGGCTGATGCGGCGATTCGAGCAGACGTGGAGGGTAAAGAGGATGCCTTGTTGGCTTGCTTCAAGCTAGGGTATAGCTGTGCTTCTCCTCTGCCGCAGAAGAGGCCAACGATGAAGGAAGCCTTACAAGTGATTGAAAAATTCCCATCTTCTTCTGCGTCATATCCATAA
- the LOC118047796 gene encoding uncharacterized protein codes for MNTHTRKETEATNTQGVLEKRVETVDYKSSPGQGQEMRRVVVIHQSNHHENSTTSGGILAGAAASVASTLEFAKDVSSGK; via the exons ATGAATACGCACACAAGAAAG GAGACGGAGGCTACTAATACACAAGGTGTGCTGGAAAAAAGGGTAGAAACAGTAGATTATAAGTCATCCCCAGGGCAAGGCCAAGAGATGAGGAGGGTGGTGGTGATTCACCAGTCCAATCACCATGAAAATTCAACCACAAGTGGTGGCATCTTGGCCGGTGCTGCAGCTTCTGTAGCATCCACCCTGGAGTTTGCCAAGGATGTTAGTTCTGGAAAATGA